Genomic segment of Pochonia chlamydosporia 170 chromosome 1, whole genome shotgun sequence:
TGTAATATTTTGCCCTAACCCTAACTCTTTACGAGGTAGCATAGTTTTCGACTCTCATGTCTGCCTCTGTCACCTCAAAGCGCCAGCCAAAGGTATCTTCAGTCAAAGCTAACTGTATCTCCTTAAATCGAGTGAGAAGCTTGGCGCACACAGGCCCAGCTTCGGCGTGCGAGTCGGGTATATACGTGACTTTTTCTGAAGCTCTGTCAATGCTTACGCGAGGACCAGGAACCAATAGACCAGAATTTTGGCGCCGAGTAATGGACCTCACGGGAACTATTATCGCAGCAGTTCCGACGGCCAAAACCTCTGAAAGGTCTGGCAGCTCTGTATATTTTACGGGCCGCTTCTCGACCTTCCAACCAAAGCTGCGGGATATCTGGGCAATGCTCTGGCTCGTGATGCTGTCAATGATGCACTTTGAGTCTGGTATGAGTATTGTCACATCGTTCTCATCGTCCGGGTTTGACTTGACGCCCACAAAGGCGCAGCTGCTGAACTCGTCAATGTATTCATGCTTAGCACTGTCCAGGTGGAGAGTTAGACCAAAGCCGTCTTTTCGTGCCTTGTCGCTCCACCGGATGACGGGTGCATAGTTGCCACCAAGCTTTGCGTGCCCCGAGCCATTGGGTGCCGTGCGGTCAAAATCATCGAGGATGAGGGCCGTGACCGGACTTGGGCCACGAGAGATCATGCCTCCAGTGGGCACGGCGTAGACGCAAAATGTGAATTCCTCTGGCGCCGCGAGGCTCAGCTGCGGACTGGATCCGTAGAGCTGCGGTCTTAAATACAGAGCAGCCTCGGACTCGTGAGGAGGCACGTAGCAGGCATTTAGAGCTACAACAGATCGACAAGCCTGCACAAACATGTCCACGGGCACATGCGGCATGGACGCAACATCTGCGGAGTGTTGCATGCGATGTGCGTTGCGATCGGGGCGGAAGATGGCAATAGTTTTGTTATTCGGCCCGCGAAACGCCTTGAGGCCTTCTGCTGACTGCTGTCCGTAGTTGAGAGCTGGTGACATGCCATGGAGACGGATATACGGATCAGCCACAAAACGAAGCGGCGACCACTGGCCTGTTGTTCTAGAGTAGGTTGACTCAATATGGCCGTTGACTGGGCAAATGTCGTGTTAGTGGTTAGGCAAACCTCAGTGCGAAGGCTATGTGTACAAAATTGGAAATTGTATCGTATTCACCTTCGCTCATATTAAAGCCTACATTGGACCAGTTGATAGTATCAATCGGCGGCGGAGGGAAGGCAGTCATTGTGAAGGATTGGAGCCTGCACTGGAGAAATGTCGTTACAAGGAACAA
This window contains:
- a CDS encoding branched-chain-amino-acid aminotransferase 5 (similar to Cordyceps militaris CM01 XP_006672051.1), which gives rise to MTAFPPPPIDTINWSNVGFNMSEVNGHIESTYSRTTGQWSPLRFVADPYIRLHGMSPALNYGQQSAEGLKAFRGPNNKTIAIFRPDRNAHRMQHSADVASMPHVPVDMFVQACRSVVALNACYVPPHESEAALYLRPQLYGSSPQLSLAAPEEFTFCVYAVPTGGMISRGPSPVTALILDDFDRTAPNGSGHAKLGGNYAPVIRWSDKARKDGFGLTLHLDSAKHEYIDEFSSCAFVGVKSNPDDENDVTILIPDSKCIIDSITSQSIAQISRSFGWKVEKRPVKYTELPDLSEVLAVGTAAIIVPVRSITRRQNSGLLVPGPRVSIDRASEKVTYIPDSHAEAGPVCAKLLTRFKEIQLALTEDTFGWRFEVTEADMRVENYATS